One region of Miscanthus floridulus cultivar M001 chromosome 19, ASM1932011v1, whole genome shotgun sequence genomic DNA includes:
- the LOC136529737 gene encoding growth-regulating factor 2-like, with product MMLSGHGGGRRLFTASQWQELEHQALIFKYMASGAPVPHDLVFPLRLATGVDTAPSLAFPPQPSPSLAYWGCYDAGAPFGRKAEDPEPGRCRRTDGKKWRCSREAHGESKYCEKHIHRGKSRSRKPVEVTSATSPAAAAYRPSALSISPPRAADAPPPSLGHPQQHLRHGASSVAARAPAQATAGALQLHLDASLHSASPPPSYHRYAHSHAHYTTPPPSLFLGGGGYDYGQSKELREAELRRRHFHALGADLSLDKPLAATGSDAAAAEKPLRRFFDEWPRESGDSRPSWAGAEDATQLSISIPAASPSDLAASAAARYHNEE from the exons ATGATGCTGAGCGGGCACGGCGGCGGGAGGCGCCTGTTCACGGCGTCGCAGTGGCAGGAGCTTGAGCACCAGGCGCTCATCTTCAAGTACATGGCCTCCGGCGCGCCCGTGCCGCACGACCTCGTCTTTCCGCTCCGCCTCGCCACAGGCGTCGACACCGCGCCCTCGCTCGCCTTCCCGCCCCAGCCTTCGCCGTCGC TGGCGTACTGGGGCTGCTACGACGCGGGGGCGCCGTTTGGCCGCAAGGCGGAGGACCCGGAGCCGGGGCGGTGCCGGCGGACGGACGGCAAGAAGTGGCGATGCTCCAGGGAGGCCCACGGCGAGTCCAAGTACTGCGAGAAGCACATCCACCGCGGGAAGAGCCGTTCAAGAAAGCCTGTGGAAGTGACCTCCGCCAcctcccccgccgccgcggcGTACCGGCCGTCCGCGCTCTCCATCTCGCCGCCTCGCGCGGCCgacgcgccgccgccgagcctcgGCCACCCGCAGCAGCATCTCCGCCACGGCGCCTCCTCCGTAGCAGCCCGCGCCCCGGCTCAGGCCACCGCCGGCGCTCTCCAGCTCCACCTCGACGCGAGCCTGCActccgcgtcgccgccgccgtcctacCACAGGTATGCCCACTCCCACGCTCACTACACGACGCCGCCACCGTCGCTCTTcctgggcggcggcggctacgACTACGGGCAATCCAAGGAGCTTCGGGAAGCGGAGCTCAGGCGGCGGCACTTCCACGCGCTCGGGGCCGACCTGAGCCTCGACAAGCCGCTGGCCGCCACCGGCTCCGACGCCGCGGCCGCGGAGAAGCCCCTGCGGCGTTTCTTCGACGAGTGGCCGCGGGAGAGCGGCGACTCGAGGCCGTCGTGGGCGGGGGCGGAGGACGCGACGCAGCTCTCCATCTCCATCCCCGCGGCTTCGCCCTCCGATCTCGCTGCCTCCGCCGCCGCGCGATACCACAACG AGGAGTGA